A stretch of DNA from Tigriopus californicus strain San Diego chromosome 8, Tcal_SD_v2.1, whole genome shotgun sequence:
CAACACAATCTCTGTATCTAGTATGGCTTAGGGCGTGCCCCGCGCATGTTACCTCGACCTCCGCGGGGTGCTCCACGACCTCGCGGCATTTTGCCGCCTGGGTAGCCGCCGACGGCGCCGTAGCCACCCCAGCCGCCGTCCCAACCCCCGTAGGCGCCGTAGTAATCAGCCATCCCCGACCCGTCCCAATAGTCACCCCCACCATAGCCTCCCCAGGCACCTCCGGCGCCATACCCCCCCCATCCACCACCCCGACCCCCGCGCATGCCACCGAAACCACCCCCTCGCATGGTTTCGTTCTTGGGTGTGACTTTCTTGATTTCCAGTTCGTGGTCCTTGACGGACACAACCCCTTCTTTGAGAAGCGTCTTGGCGGGTTCTTCCTTCTCAAATGTGATGAAGCAGAAATTTTTGCGTTCGTTTTTGACCTTGTCAAAGGGCTGTTCCACGCTGACAATGTTGCCGTATTTGGAGAAGAACTCTTTGATGTCGTCGTCGGAGATCTCAGGCTTCAGCTTGCCCACGTAGACCTTGCCTTGTTTGGCCATAGCCTTCTTGACGGCTACTTTCTTGCCCTTCACCTGATGTTCGTCTTCAGCACACGCACAAGCCTTGGTCACGCCCTCCTCGGCCTTAAAAATGACGAAGGCAAACCCCCTAGACCTCCCAGTTTGCGAGTCCGTCTTCAAGTTTACGCCATCGATGGCCCCAAACTTGGCAAAATACTCGGTAATGTCAGACTCTTTGGCATCTTGAGGTAAACCCCCAACGAACAGCTTGCGGTCATCTTCATTGACCGG
This window harbors:
- the LOC131884779 gene encoding RNA-binding protein squid-like isoform X2, which translates into the protein MSTTDQNEGSTATVTDETTPQANTNETVKSPTESTPAAESAKSEEAMETATGTPEGATTTTNPVNEDDRKLFVGGLPQDAKESDITEYFAKFGAIDGVNLKTDSQTGRSRGFAFVIFKAEEGVTKACACAEDEHQVKGKKVAVKKAMAKQGKVYVGKLKPEISDDDIKEFFSKYGNIVSVEQPFDKVKNERKNFCFITFEKEEPAKTLLKEGVVSVKDHELEIKKVTPKNETMRGGGFGGMRGGRGGGWGGYGAGGAWGGYGGGDYWDGSGMADYYGAYGGWDGGWGGYGAVGGYPGGKMPRGRGAPRGGRVYPHATNYYYS
- the LOC131884779 gene encoding RNA-binding protein squid-like isoform X3 gives rise to the protein MSTTDQNEGSTATVTDETTPQANTNETVKSPTESTPAAESAKSEEAMETATGTPEGATTTTNPVNEDDRKLFVGGLPQDAKESDITEYFAKFGAIDGVNLKTDSQTGRSRGFAFVIFKAEEGVTKACACAEDEHQVKGKKVAVKKAMAKQGKVYVGKLKPEISDDDIKEFFSKYGNIVSVEQPFDKVKNERKNFCFITFEKEEPAKTLLKEGVVSVKDHELEIKKVTPKNETMRGGGFGGMRGGRGGGWGGYGAGGAWGGYGGGDYWDGSGMADYYGAYGGWDGGWGGYGAVGGYPGGKMPRGRGAPRGGRARLP